The genome window CTGGCAGGAAGAGCGCAGCCGCACGACCTGGGAAAACGCCCAGATGAGTGCCGAGATCCTGCTGCCGGAAAATATAAAGCGCATTGTGGTGGTCACTCAGGCCTGGCACATGCCGCGTGCGGTCTGGAGTTTCGAGCGGTCAGGATTTGAAGTGGTGCCGGCGCCTGTCGGCTTCCTGGGCCCGGACAACGCCCGGCCATTGGGTGGCTGGATGCCGGAATTCAAGTCGATCTGGCAGTCCGGGCAGTTGATGAATGAGGCGATGGGGTTGGTGGGGTATTGGTTGTTCTATCGCTGAGCATACGAAATGTGTGGGCTGAACATAGTTGTGGCGAGGGAGCTTGCTCCCGCTGGGCTGCGCAGCGGCCCCAAAATTTCTGGGAGCGCTTCGCACTCCAGCGGGAGCAAGCTCCCTCGCCACAAGTGCTTCCAGAAGGCTTTAAACCGTCTTGGCCATCCGGCTCGCCACCAATGCCCAGCCCAGCAGCAACACGCACAAAATGATCAGCGGCCACGAGCGCCATTGCAGGTACGGGGTCAGGTTGTGCATCGGCACCACTTCGCCGTAGAGGATGCCGCGCTCGAATTGCGGGATCTGTGCGGTGATCTGGCCGAAGGGGTTGATCAGGCCGGTCACGCCGTTGTTGGTGGCGCGGATCATCCAGCGGCCGGCTTCCAGGGCGCGCATCTGGGCCATTTGCAGGTGTTGCAGCGGGCCGATCGAGGTGCCGAACCAGGTGTCGTTGCTGATGGTCAGCAGCAGGTCGCTGCGCGCCGAGAGGCTGGCGGCGAACTCCGGGTAGACCACTTCATAGCAGATGAACGGGGCGATCTGGTAACCCTTGGCTTGCAGCAACGGCTGGTCGGCCGGGCCCCGGGCGAAGTCCGACATGGGCAGGTCGAAGAAGGCGATCAGGCCGCGCAGGATGTCCTGTAGCGGCACGTATTCGCCAAACGGCACGAGTTTTTGCTTCAGGTAGGTGCCGTCACCTTCGCCGGTCACGGTGATGCCGTTGTAGTAACGCTTCTCGTGATGCACCAGTTGCCGAATCGGCACGCCGGTAATCAGCGCCGACTGCCGCTCGGCGGCGAAGTTGCCCATCATGTCCAGGTAGCCCTGGGCGGACTCCTTGAGCACCGGCACCGCGGTTTCCGGCCAGATCAGCAGGTCGACGCGCTTGGAGGCGAAGCTCATGTCGCGGTACAGCGCCAACTGCGCGTTGAGCTGTTCGGGGTCCCACTTCATGCTTTGTTCGATGTTGCCCTGGATCGCCGCGACGCTCAGCGGGTCGCCCGAGGGGCTGGTCCAGGCATGCCCCTTGAGTGCCATGCCGGCCACCCACGGGCCGATCAACAGCAGCACGCCCGCGGCAATAAAACCTTTGCGGGCACCGCGGATCAGCCGCGGCGCGTTGTACAGCAGCGCGGCGGTCAGGGCCAGGGTGAAGGAGATCAGCCACATCCCGCCCAGCGGCGCGAGGCCGGCCAGGGGGCCGTCGAGCTGGCTGTAACCGGAATACAGCCACGGGAACCCGGTGAGGAACCAGCCGCGGAAGGCTTCCTGGCCCAACCACAGCGCGGCGAATGCCAGGGCATCGGCCAAGGGCGCCTCGTTGCGGCGCAGCCAGCGCGCCCACAGCCAGGCGGGCAGGGCGAAGAACCAGGCGATGGCGGCGATGAACAGCAGCATCAACAGCCCGGCGAGCAGCACCGAGGCTCCACCGAAGTTATGGATGCTGACGTAGATCCAACTGGTGCCGGCGCCAAACAGGCCAAAACCGAAACACCAGCCACGGCCCAGGGCCTGGCGCGGCGAAAGCTCGCGCAGCCCGGCATAGAACAAGCCGACCGCCAGCAATGCCAGCGGCCAGAGGTCGAACGGTGCCAGGGCCAGGGTGGTGATCGCACCGGCCGCCACGGCCAGCAGGTTACCGGGCCAGCCGGGGCGGGTTATCCAGCGCATGTATATCCTTAGCGGGTCTCGCAGGGGTTATCGGCCAATGGGTGACAGGCGCAGCAGGTGAATCCGGCGGCTGTCGGCATTGAGGATGCGGAAGCGCCAGGAGCCGATTTCCGTGGTTTCGTTGCGCTTGGGCAGGTGCCCGAAAGCACTCATCACCAGGCCGCCGACGGTGTCGAACTCATCGTCGGAGAATTGGCTGTCGAAGAATTCGTTGAAGTTCTCGATCGGCGTCAGGGCCTTGATCAGGAAGTCACCGCTGGGCAGCGGCTTGATGTAGCTGTCTTCCTCGACATCGTGCTCGTCCTCGATGTCGCCGACGATCTGCTCGAGGACGTCTTCGATGGTGACCAGGCCGGCCACGCCGCCGTATTCGTCGATGACGATGGCCATGTGGTTGTGGTTGGCGCGGAATTCCCGCAGCAGCACGTTCAGGCGCTTGGACTCGGGCACGAAGGTGGCCGGGCGTAGCAGGTCCTTGATGTTGAAGCTGTCGCCGTTCTCCTGAAGGATCAGCGGCAGCAGGTCCTTGGCCAGCAGTACGCCCATGACGTCGTCATGGCTCTCGCCAACGACCGGGTAGCGCGAGTGAGCGGAGTCGACCACGGCGGGCAGGAATTCACGCGGGGTCTGGGTCGCCTTGATGCTGACCATTTGCGAGCGCGGGACCATGATGTCCCGCACTTGCAGGTCAGCGACCTGGATGGCGCCTTCGACGATGGCCAGCGCTTCGCTGTCCAGCAGTTTGTTCTGGTGTGCATCGCGCAGCAGCTCCAGCAGCTCCTGGCGGTTTTTCGGCTCATGGGCAAAAGCCTGGGTGAGCTTGCCCAGCCATGACTTCTGCCCGTTGCTCGATCGATCTTCGCTCATAGCGATTACTCTGAATCCTTTGTCGTTACAGTTGATGTATCAGTGTTCGTCGCCGGCGTAGGGGTCGGGATGACCCAGCTCTGCAAGCAACGTTCGTTCCAGTGCTTCCATTTCTTCGGCTTCGTCATCTTCTATATGGTCGTAACCCAGTAGATGCAAGCAGCCGTGAATCACCAGATGGGCCCAGTGGGCCTCG of Pseudomonas fluorescens contains these proteins:
- a CDS encoding HlyC/CorC family transporter yields the protein MSEDRSSNGQKSWLGKLTQAFAHEPKNRQELLELLRDAHQNKLLDSEALAIVEGAIQVADLQVRDIMVPRSQMVSIKATQTPREFLPAVVDSAHSRYPVVGESHDDVMGVLLAKDLLPLILQENGDSFNIKDLLRPATFVPESKRLNVLLREFRANHNHMAIVIDEYGGVAGLVTIEDVLEQIVGDIEDEHDVEEDSYIKPLPSGDFLIKALTPIENFNEFFDSQFSDDEFDTVGGLVMSAFGHLPKRNETTEIGSWRFRILNADSRRIHLLRLSPIGR
- the lnt gene encoding apolipoprotein N-acyltransferase, which translates into the protein MRWITRPGWPGNLLAVAAGAITTLALAPFDLWPLALLAVGLFYAGLRELSPRQALGRGWCFGFGLFGAGTSWIYVSIHNFGGASVLLAGLLMLLFIAAIAWFFALPAWLWARWLRRNEAPLADALAFAALWLGQEAFRGWFLTGFPWLYSGYSQLDGPLAGLAPLGGMWLISFTLALTAALLYNAPRLIRGARKGFIAAGVLLLIGPWVAGMALKGHAWTSPSGDPLSVAAIQGNIEQSMKWDPEQLNAQLALYRDMSFASKRVDLLIWPETAVPVLKESAQGYLDMMGNFAAERQSALITGVPIRQLVHHEKRYYNGITVTGEGDGTYLKQKLVPFGEYVPLQDILRGLIAFFDLPMSDFARGPADQPLLQAKGYQIAPFICYEVVYPEFAASLSARSDLLLTISNDTWFGTSIGPLQHLQMAQMRALEAGRWMIRATNNGVTGLINPFGQITAQIPQFERGILYGEVVPMHNLTPYLQWRSWPLIILCVLLLGWALVASRMAKTV